GTGTCATGCTGTTTTACTTCTCTCGTTGGTGTGTTTGGATGTGTAATGAGCATGAGTTAGCACGCTTCTATCAGTGTCTCTAGCTGGAGGCCCTTCCAGTCACGCCTCTGGTATCCCTATATGTTCTGGGCGTCGAAGTCACCCATAATGACTAGTGTGTTGTCTTTGGCGAGCCAAAGGGTGTTGGGCAATGGTAGCCCGCCTTTGACGTGGGGGGCTGCAGATGTTTAGGATGAAGGCCCTTTGTTTCTGGTTGCCTTTGTAGACGAGTTTGAATAGTATATAGAGTATATGTTGTCCTTCAGTTTATGTTGTATAGTAGTTGCAATGTTTTTATTCACAAACGTGGCTATCATCAACTTGTCATTCTGACTTGAGTGATACGCCTCATAATGTTGGTCACGTACCGATTTCTCGTAGGGTGACGACTCCTGGTGACCTTGAAGATTGAGCCATTATTTCTCTATGATTGAGCTATCAGTTGTGTCAGCAGgcccttttttcttgtttttacattAAAACATTATTATCATAAGAGATGCCATATTAGAGGGTGCTAGTaattgacttcttttttttttatgcgagaACGAACCAAAGAGTGACACAATATGGAAATTGGAAACTGTCGTTTTTCGCAGTAAACTGAGGACATAGGGAAAAAAATTAAGTACACGGGCCCCTGGCAGGCTAAAAATGTAAATGTGTGCTTTTCTTTATAGCTTCGTCAAGGAGCAAAAATATGTACACAGGCCTCTAACAAGTTAAACATATGCACGTTTATTTAGTTGTGCATATTGTCACTGCACAAAACTAATTTCTTGCTTCCTCTTTGTGACATTTGATTATTAGGCTTGTGCAAAACTGAATTTTAGGCTCGAAGCAAATATAAATTTTTACCAAATAATTGATTATCGAATGCAAATTAGTAtttaaattataaaaaaatgggcatatttgttaTGACCTGCACAGTATATTTCAAAAGTTGGAGCAAGTACTGTGAAAGTGTCTTTTTTTGTTCAGAGTGGATataactttgaatagtagcagaacTTGTCCAAGTAGAATGCAAGCGATAACCTGTCGAGTATGttatgttttaaaatttactattttTACTGTATATAGGCCGGTATTACAAGCTTTTCAACTTGAAAAATGTTGGATCGATGCGAGGGTAATATGGACATTCATCCATGAAGGAGAGTTTcacagtagtgcagtttttctctGGTTGGGGGAAAAATGGCTTAGCACTCCTACACTGCAGTGGAACCACTTACACAAGGGGTTGCATTTGAATTAATTCATGTCGAATACTTTGAAACTTTCAATATTTGAAATTCGACTTGAAGTTAATTCaaatactgtaatatttgttcgaatattcgaaTATTTGCATAATACTGCTGATTATACTTCAGTTTCTTATGCACCTCGCGAAAGCTGTGCTACTCAGTACTTCTCTTTAGGGATGATCACATTTGCTTCTTAGCACTGCAGTATCTTGCCTTGCAACAAAAGACACTAGTGCTGAGAAGTGGGGAAAATCTTTTCGACAGGAAAACCCAAAACAAAGGATGCCAAATAACTGTTTATTAGCTTCAACGCTTGCGGTGCAGCTGCAGCGTGTTTCGGCGCTTCCAGCAGGCACGCCTCGAGCCGCCCACGGTCTTGGTGTAACGGTGACCCTTGCCCAAGCCACGCGACTTGCGACCGGCAGAGGTGAGGCCACGCAGCTCGCGGTGCTTGTGCACGGCCTGACAGATCCAGTTGGCCTTGGGGTCGCGCCTGATGGCCTTGTGGAAGGGATCCACCAGGATCACCTCGTAGTACTTGAAGGTGGAGTCCTGAGCCACCCAGTACGAGTTGAGCACGCGCAGTGCCTTGCACCGACGGCCGACTCGCTCCTGCAACGACCGGCAAGGCGTAGTTCAGATGGGTTCAACAAAGAACTATCACACAAAAGGACAGAAAAACTAAACAACGAAACGCTGTCCAGAGATCGCCCAAGCACACGTATGTTCGCAGAGtacagaaacaaaagaaaaacattttctcAGTACAATGTGGAAGCAAGCTGCCTTTCCCACAGGAATGCCTCTCTTCCATTCACAAATGCAAGTTAGATTGTGACAGTCATGCATGGCCTACAGTGACCACAGTCTACTCACTGAAGCACTAATCCACCACCCTACTCATACCAAGCACTAATCCACCATACTGAAGCACTAATCCACCACCCTGCTCTGTATACAGCGACGCGAACATGAAGCAAGATATGCACCACCTTACAACTGCTCACGTCAAGCCATGCGTTGCGAATATTGTAGTTTTTCATGCTTTTTCCTTCCCTAGCGCTCCCTCCCAGCCACCTACACAAGACCCTCGGGGTGCAGTTCATCACATTTTAAAGGAAGCACGATCAACAAAAAGCAGCAGAGATCCTCAACGCACCTCGGCGATAGACTGGTGGTTGCGCACGGGCTTCAGGCTGTTGACACCGTGGTTCTTGGGCTTGCCATAGGTGCAGCCCTTGGGTACCTGCTTCTTGCGGCCACCACGACGCACCCGGATGCGGTAGATCACGTAACCTGCGCCAAACAGGCCGTTTGTCAGGATGTGGCAAAACAGAACATGACTGCAATGACTCTCTCTCATGAACAGCCGGCACAACCATTACGAGCACGATTTCCTTCAATGATACTCATTGCACCACAGATAGGGCGGCACCATGGAAACTGTAACCAGCTTCACATGCTGTGCACTGCAGCGAAACTTACGAAATTATTACACTAGTAACAAATGCATAACTTTAGTGAATTCTTTTGATTTGGACAGAAGGTTACTAAACGA
The Rhipicephalus microplus isolate Deutch F79 unplaced genomic scaffold, USDA_Rmic scaffold_24, whole genome shotgun sequence DNA segment above includes these coding regions:
- the LOC142786463 gene encoding large ribosomal subunit protein eL15-like — encoded protein: MGAYKYMQELWRKKQSDVMRFLLRLRCWHYRQLNTCHRAPRPTRPDKARRLGYRAKQGYVIYRIRVRRGGRKKQVPKGCTYGKPKNHGVNSLKPVRNHQSIAEERVGRRCKALRVLNSYWVAQDSTFKYYEVILVDPFHKAIRRDPKANWICQAVHKHRELRGLTSAGRKSRGLGKGHRYTKTVGGSRRACWKRRNTLQLHRKR